A genomic segment from Glycine soja cultivar W05 chromosome 18, ASM419377v2, whole genome shotgun sequence encodes:
- the LOC114396675 gene encoding LIMR family protein At5g01460: MGDFNLALVIVAVVVCVIVFLVNVYLLVNYQHPDDANQAYFPKFVVVLGLSVAAISILMLPADVANRQACRHAIYNGACSLTLPMKDLWLAVYILDAVLVFFVIPFAMFFYEGDQDKSVGKRIKSALLWMVTTAIVCALVLGILYGLVGKVDFTVRHLSSSTTSFPSTWTFSSGQPCIGNGAHQCSAFSASPSSEKTWTMRTTFPEYVVALATIVGSVLFAIFGGVGIACLPLGLIFSFIRRPKAVITRSQYIKEATELGKKARELKKAAEALHQEERSGSKGRKFRKNVKEVEKELFQLEEDVKLLEEVYPQGEKAETTWALTVLGYLAKFVLGILGLIVSVAWVAHIIIYLLIDPPLSPFLNEVFIKLDDVWGLLGTAAFTFFCFYLLLAVIAGAMMLGLRLVFITIHPMKWGATLMNSFLFNVGLILLCSISVIQFCSTAFAYYAQATAAQEIFGHTLESLRGIKYLYKYNVFQIAFVVLAGLTFVYYAAFGWRRKKPSGRFQLST, from the exons ATGGGCGATTTCAACCTCGCCCTGGTGATCGTGGCGGTGGTGGTGTGCGTGATCGTGTTCCTGGTGAACGTGTACCTCCTCGTGAACTACCAGCACCCGGACGACGCCAACCAGGCCTACTTCCCCAAATTCGTCGTCGTTTTGGGCCTCTCCGTCGCCGCTATCTCCATCCTCATGCTCCCCGCGGACGTGGCGAATCGCCAGGCGTGCCGCCACGCGATCTACAACGGCGCGTGTAGCCTCACTCTCCCCATGAAGGACCTCTGGCTCGCAGTCTACATCCTCGACGCCGTCCTCGTCTTCTTCGTCATCCCCTTCGCCATGTTCTTCTACGAGGGCGACCAGGACAA GAGTGTGGGAAAGAGGATCAAGAGTGCTTTGTTGTGGATGGTCACCACGGCTATAGTATGCGCCCTCGTTCTGGGCATTTTGTATG GGCTCGTGGGTAAGGTGGACTTTACTGTTAGGCATCTCTCTTCATCCACAACTTCATTTCCTAGCACATGGACATTCAGTAGTGGTCAACCTTGTATCGGAAATGGTGCCCATCAG TGCTCAGCATTCTCTGCTAGTCCTTCATCAGAGAAAACATGGACCATGCGTACTACCTTTCCAGAATATGTCGTTGCACTTGCTACAATTGTTGGATCTGTGCTTTTCGCT ATATTTGGTGGTGTTGGTATTGCCTGTCTTCCATTAGgacttatattttcatttattcgGCGTCCAAAGGCTGTTATCACTCGCTCGCAGTATATCAAG GAAGCCACTGAACTGGGTAAAAAAGCTAGAGAACTAAAGAAAGCAGCTGAGGCACTCCATCAGGAAGAAAGAAGTGGTTCAAAGGGTAGAAAGTTTCGTAAAAATGTGAAGGAAGTTGAGAAG GAGTTGTTTCAATTAGAAGAAGATGTAAAGCTTCTTGAAGAGGTGTATCCACAAGGGGAAAAG GCTGAGACAACATGGGCACTAACAGTTCTTGGTTACCTGGCAAAATTTGTTTTGGGAATTTTAGG GTTGATTGTTTCAGTGGCATGGGTCGCTCATATTATTATCTACCTATTAATTGATCCTCCACTTTCTCCTTTCTTGAATGAAGTTTTCATCAAGCTAGATGATGTCTGGG GTCTTCTTGGCACTGCTGCATTTACATTTTTCTGCTTCTACCTTCTCCTTGCTGTGATTGCTGGTGCCATGATGCTTGGACTGAGACTAGTTTTCATTACTATACATCCCATGAA GTGGGGAGCAACTCTCATGAACTCTTTTCTGTTTAATGTGGGCCTTATTCTTCTTTGTTCCATTAG TGTGATCCAGTTCTGCTCCACAGCATTTGCCTACTATGCTCAAGCAACTGCAGCCCAGGAAATATTTGGTCACACTTTGGAGTCTCTTCGAGGaattaaatatttgtacaa GTACAATGTATTCCAAATTGCATTTGTTGTTTTGGCTGGATTGACCTTTGTGTATTACGCCGCCTTT GGATGGAGAAGAAAAAAGCCTAGTGGCAGGTTCCAATTGTCTACATGA
- the LOC114395068 gene encoding GDSL esterase/lipase CPRD49-like: MSGPLLRPQFVMFGSSIVQYGLYDEGWMADLSHLYARKVDIVLRGYAGWNSRRALQVLDKIFPKDAPVQPSLVIAYFGGNDSSTPHSSGLGPHVPLQEYIENLRKIVNHLKSLSENTRILLLSAPPINDATITPNSDGKPSRTNEACRIYSEACLDVCREMNVKAIDLWSAIKKRDNWQDVCFIDGIHLSSEGSKIVLKEILKVLKDAEWEPSLYWKSMPSEFDEDSPYDPIAPDGKSTINISNWAFPGNDKWE, encoded by the exons atgtCAGGACCATTATTAAGGCCTCAGTTTGTTATGTTCGGTTCTTCCATTGTTCAGTATGGTCTTTATGATGAAGGTTGGATGGCTGATCTTTCTCACTTGTATGCTCGCAAG GTTGATATAGTTTTGCGAGGATATGCTGGTTGGAATTCAAGGCGTGCTCTGCAGGTTCTGGATAAAATCTTTCCTAAG GATGCCCCTGTACAACCTTCATTGGTTATTGCCTACTTTGGTGGTAATGATTCTTCTACTCCCCACTCATCAGGCCTAGGTCCTCATGTGCCTCTCCAAGAATACATTGAAAATTTGAGGAAGATTGTTAACCATCTCAAG AGCCTCTCAGAGAACACTCGCATTCTACTTCTCAGTGCTCCTCCCATCAATGATGCAACAATTACCCCAAACAG TGATGGGAAGCCATCAAGGACAAATGAAGCTTGTCGAATATATTCAGAGGCATGTTTGGATGTGTGCCGCGAGATGAATGTCAAGGCCATTGATCTGTGGTCTGCTATTAAGAAAAGAGATAATTGGCAAGATGTCTGCTTCAT tGATGGAATTCACCTGTCATCCGAGGGAAGCAAGATAGTGTTGAAAGAGATACTGAAGGTCCTCAAAGATGCAGAATGGGAACCAAGTCTATATTGGAAATCAATGCCAAGTGAGTTTGATGAAGATTCACCATATGATCCAATTGCACCTGATGGAAAGTCAACTATTAATATTTCCAACTGGGCCTTCCCTGGCAATGACAAATGGGAGTAG